The proteins below come from a single Chiloscyllium punctatum isolate Juve2018m chromosome 18, sChiPun1.3, whole genome shotgun sequence genomic window:
- the LOC140489361 gene encoding ferritin, heavy subunit-like: MDHNIRLNYHKDCESAVNRMINMELYASYVYLSMSYYFDQGSIALGNFVKFFKKQSDKEHEQAENLMKFQNQRGGHIALQDIKRPEQDDWDSGLQAMQCALQLEKNINQSLLELYKLSKDRSDPHLSNFLETHYLEKQVKTIKKLGDHVTNLHRLGAPQNGMAEYLFNKHTLGGE, from the exons ATGGACCATAATATCCGCCTGAATTATCACAAGGACTGTGAGAGTGCTGTCAATCGCATGATCAACATGGAACTCTACGCCTCGTATGTTTACCTCTCCATG TCCTATTACTTTGACCAAGGATCTATTGCCCTGGGCAACTTTGTGAAGTTCTTCAAGAAGCAGTCAGACAAGGAACATGAGCAAGCGGAGAATCTGATGAAATTCCAGAATCAACGAGGAGGTCACATCGCCCTGCAAGATATCAAG AGACCAGAACAAGATGACTGGGACAGTGGTCTGCAGGCAATGCAGTGTGCTCTGCAGTTGGAGAAGAACATTAACCAAAGCCTGCTGGAGCTGTACAAACTCTCGAAGGATAGAAGTGACCCTCAT TTGTCTAACTTTCTGGAGACCCATTACTTGGAGAAGCAAGTCAAGACCATCAAGAAACTTGGTGACCACGTCACTAACCTGCATCGCTTAGGTGCCCCTCAGAATGGCATGGCTGAATACCTGTTCAACAAGCACACTTTGGGGGGAGAGTAG